Proteins encoded together in one Mycobacterium simiae window:
- the rsfS gene encoding ribosome silencing factor — translation MSATPEAIEMATIAANAAAAKLANDVVVIDVSGQLVITDCFVIASASNERQVNAIVDEVEEKMLKSGYKPARREGAREGRWTLLDYRDIVVHIQHQDDRNFYALDRLWGDCPVLPVEFDDSDQESAQ, via the coding sequence ATGAGCGCCACCCCGGAAGCCATCGAGATGGCCACCATCGCGGCGAACGCCGCGGCCGCCAAGCTTGCCAACGACGTCGTCGTCATCGACGTCTCCGGTCAACTGGTCATCACCGACTGCTTCGTCATCGCTTCGGCCTCCAATGAGCGGCAGGTCAACGCGATCGTCGACGAGGTCGAGGAGAAGATGCTGAAGTCCGGCTACAAGCCGGCGCGCCGCGAAGGTGCGCGGGAGGGCCGGTGGACGTTGCTGGATTACCGCGACATCGTCGTACACATCCAGCACCAGGACGACCGCAACTTCTATGCCTTGGATCGCTTGTGGGGTGACTGCCCGGTCCTCCCGGTGGAGTTCGACGACAGTGATCAGGAAAGCGCGCAATGA
- the gpgP gene encoding glucosyl-3-phosphoglycerate phosphatase, giving the protein MRIRRLIMLRHGQTDFNAGSRMQGQLDSALTELGRAQAVAAAEVLGKLQPLLIMSSDLHRAYDTAVTLGERIGVPVRVDERLRETHLGDWQGLTHTDVDARAPGARITWREDATWAPHGGESRVDVAARSVPLVAELVAGEPDWGDAAEPDRPVVLVAHGGLIAALSAALLKLPVANWPILGGMGNASWVQLSGHSQDAAAEFDSIRWRLDVWNASAQVSNDVL; this is encoded by the coding sequence ATGAGGATCCGTCGGCTAATCATGTTGCGCCATGGGCAAACCGACTTCAATGCCGGCAGCCGGATGCAGGGTCAGCTGGACTCCGCACTCACCGAACTCGGCCGGGCCCAGGCGGTCGCGGCCGCCGAAGTGCTGGGCAAGTTGCAACCGCTTTTGATCATGTCGTCGGATCTGCATCGTGCCTACGACACCGCGGTGACGCTGGGGGAGCGGATCGGGGTGCCGGTGCGGGTGGACGAGCGGCTGCGCGAGACACACCTGGGCGACTGGCAGGGCCTGACCCACACCGACGTCGACGCGCGGGCCCCGGGAGCGCGGATCACCTGGCGCGAGGACGCCACCTGGGCGCCGCACGGCGGGGAGAGCAGGGTCGACGTCGCCGCGCGCAGCGTGCCGCTGGTCGCCGAGCTGGTGGCCGGCGAGCCGGACTGGGGGGACGCCGCCGAGCCGGATCGACCGGTGGTGCTGGTCGCCCACGGCGGTCTTATCGCCGCGTTATCGGCTGCGCTGCTGAAGCTTCCGGTCGCCAACTGGCCGATCCTGGGCGGCATGGGCAATGCCAGCTGGGTGCAGCTGTCCGGCCACTCACAGGACGCCGCTGCCGAGTTCGACAGCATCCGGTGGCGCCTGGATGTGTGGAATGCTTCGGCGCAGGTCTCCAACGATGTCCTCTGA
- a CDS encoding DegV family protein, translating into MPVVVVTDASSRLPDDLVDKWGIRVVPLHILLDGNDLRDGVDEIPDDVYQRHATTAAATPSELAAAYRQALADSDGDGVVAVHISSALSGTCAAAGRAASGLGPAVRVIDSKSTAMGTGFVALAAARAAADGGDVNAVVAAAHSSVRRGHGFIVVHGLESLRRSGRIGGATAWLGTALSLKPLLRIDDGKLVLAQRVRTISKATAALIDEVCEIVGDAPAALAVHHVANPDGANEVAAALAQRLPACEPAIVTALGPVLGVHVGSGAVAVCLEAAER; encoded by the coding sequence GTGCCTGTCGTGGTGGTGACCGATGCATCGTCGCGTCTGCCGGACGACCTGGTCGACAAGTGGGGGATACGCGTTGTCCCGCTGCATATTCTGCTTGACGGCAATGACCTGCGCGATGGTGTCGACGAGATTCCCGACGACGTCTATCAGCGCCATGCCACGACCGCGGCGGCCACCCCTTCCGAACTCGCCGCGGCGTACCGCCAGGCGTTGGCAGACTCCGACGGGGACGGTGTCGTGGCGGTGCACATCTCCTCGGCGCTATCGGGAACCTGCGCTGCGGCCGGACGTGCTGCCTCTGGACTAGGACCCGCGGTACGGGTGATCGACTCGAAATCGACGGCCATGGGCACCGGTTTTGTGGCGCTGGCCGCCGCCCGGGCTGCCGCGGACGGGGGCGACGTGAATGCCGTTGTCGCCGCGGCCCACTCGTCGGTCCGCCGCGGGCACGGGTTCATCGTGGTGCACGGCCTGGAGAGCCTGCGGCGCAGCGGCCGGATCGGTGGGGCCACGGCATGGCTGGGCACCGCGCTGTCCCTAAAGCCGCTGTTGCGCATCGATGACGGCAAACTTGTTCTGGCCCAACGAGTGCGGACGATCAGCAAGGCGACTGCGGCGCTGATCGACGAGGTGTGCGAGATCGTCGGCGACGCTCCGGCGGCGTTGGCCGTGCACCATGTTGCCAACCCGGACGGCGCCAACGAGGTCGCCGCCGCGCTGGCGCAACGCTTACCGGCCTGCGAGCCGGCAATCGTCACCGCGCTGGGACCGGTGCTCGGTGTCCACGTCGGGTCCGGAGCCGTCGCGGTCTGCCTGGAAGCTGCAGAACGTTAG
- a CDS encoding MMPL/RND family transporter → MSDAHGKSQLSVNDTADTGPIETQSAGKPQRGHRPYLPHAIRIFAVPIILVWVFVTIVVNVIVPTLEVVGEAHSAPMTPLDAPSMQAMMRMGHNFREFDSNSTVMIVLEGQQPLGAEAHQYYDKLIRQLRQDPAHIQHIQDFWGDRLTAAGAQSADAKGAYVQINLAGNQGTTLANDSVDAVRKVIDENKAPPGVKAYVTGPAALSDDMHLIGNASLAKITLFTLGAIALMLLLVYRSIVTTLVQLFMTFVALACSRGVVAVLAYHNAFGLTTFAANILTMLAIAAGTDYGIFLVGRYQEALRAGEDRESAYYTTFKGVAPVVLGSGLTIAGATYCLSFARLPWFNTMGAPVAIGMLVVVLAGLTLGPAVVFVGSRFHLFETKRVARQGRLWRRVGTAVVRWPGPVLAVSGAVVLVGMVALPSYTTSYNDRFYLPTSAPSNQGQEAANRHFSEARMNPDLLMIESDHDMRNTADMLVLDRVAKNEMRTLGIAMVQDITRPLGIPIQHSSIPFQNSIQSQTTMQNMGFLKERMNDILKMADDLQTQIETTQRQYEVSLDLAHAADDSANTTAVTSQITDGLRDHIADFDDTFRPVRTYFYWEKHCYDIPLCFGLRSLFDTLDGFDQLAEQFHYLTADIKHTAQATHDLNALFPTLITTLKTTRGITLTLYQTFKAMINQMEAMSNTAIVMGQSFDQSKNDDFFYLPPEAFDNPDFQTGLRMFLSPDGKSARFFITHQGDPMTPEGISRVEAERTAAQEALKQSSLSDARVYLGGTAATFKDMADGEKYDLMIAVVSALTLIFMIMLLLTRSVVAALVIVGTAASSIAASFGLAVLIWQDLFGIKIHWIVAALSVIILLAVGSDYNLLLVSRFREEIHHGLKTGIIRSMAGTGGVVTAAGLVFAFTMAAMLGSDLRVLGQFGSTVCIGLLLDTLIVRTLLMPSIATLLGRWFWWPQVVHPRGDHARKPVPA, encoded by the coding sequence ATGAGTGATGCACACGGCAAGAGCCAATTGAGTGTCAACGACACCGCCGACACCGGACCGATCGAAACCCAGAGCGCGGGCAAGCCGCAGCGGGGTCACCGGCCCTACCTCCCGCACGCCATTCGGATCTTTGCGGTGCCCATCATTCTGGTATGGGTCTTCGTCACGATCGTGGTGAACGTCATCGTCCCCACTCTGGAAGTCGTCGGCGAGGCGCACTCCGCCCCGATGACACCGCTGGACGCGCCGTCGATGCAGGCGATGATGCGGATGGGCCACAACTTTCGCGAGTTCGATTCGAACAGCACCGTGATGATCGTGCTGGAGGGTCAGCAGCCCCTCGGCGCCGAGGCGCACCAGTACTACGACAAGCTCATTCGTCAGCTCCGCCAAGACCCGGCGCACATCCAGCACATCCAGGACTTCTGGGGCGACCGACTCACCGCGGCAGGTGCGCAAAGTGCCGACGCCAAAGGCGCTTACGTACAGATCAACCTCGCCGGTAATCAGGGCACCACGCTGGCCAATGACTCCGTGGACGCCGTTCGCAAGGTGATCGACGAGAACAAGGCGCCGCCGGGCGTCAAGGCCTACGTCACCGGTCCCGCGGCGCTCTCCGACGACATGCACCTGATCGGCAACGCCAGCCTGGCCAAGATCACGCTGTTCACGCTGGGCGCCATCGCGCTCATGCTGCTGCTGGTCTACCGGTCCATCGTCACCACCCTGGTGCAGCTGTTCATGACGTTTGTGGCGTTGGCCTGTTCCCGTGGCGTCGTCGCGGTTTTGGCGTATCACAACGCATTTGGTCTGACCACGTTCGCTGCCAACATCCTGACCATGTTGGCAATCGCGGCCGGAACGGACTACGGAATCTTCCTCGTGGGGCGCTATCAAGAGGCGCTGCGCGCGGGTGAAGATCGAGAGTCCGCGTACTACACCACCTTCAAAGGTGTGGCTCCGGTGGTCCTGGGCTCCGGCCTGACAATCGCCGGCGCGACCTACTGTCTGAGTTTCGCCCGGCTGCCCTGGTTCAACACCATGGGTGCACCGGTGGCGATCGGCATGCTGGTGGTGGTGCTGGCCGGGCTCACCCTGGGCCCCGCGGTCGTGTTCGTCGGCAGTCGCTTCCACCTGTTCGAGACCAAGCGGGTGGCCAGACAAGGCCGGCTGTGGCGGCGGGTGGGCACCGCGGTCGTGCGCTGGCCTGGACCGGTTTTGGCGGTCAGCGGCGCGGTGGTGTTGGTGGGCATGGTCGCCCTGCCCAGCTACACGACGAGCTACAACGACCGCTTCTATCTGCCGACCTCAGCACCGTCCAACCAGGGGCAGGAGGCTGCCAATCGGCACTTCTCCGAGGCGCGGATGAACCCCGATCTGTTGATGATCGAATCCGACCACGATATGCGCAACACCGCCGACATGCTGGTGTTGGACCGGGTGGCCAAAAACGAGATGCGCACCCTCGGCATCGCCATGGTGCAGGACATCACGCGGCCGCTGGGCATTCCGATTCAGCACAGCTCGATCCCGTTCCAGAACAGCATCCAAAGCCAGACAACGATGCAGAACATGGGCTTCCTCAAGGAGCGCATGAACGACATCCTCAAAATGGCCGACGACCTGCAGACCCAGATCGAGACGACGCAGCGCCAGTACGAGGTATCGCTGGACCTCGCGCACGCCGCCGACGACAGCGCAAACACCACGGCGGTGACGTCGCAGATCACCGATGGCCTGCGCGACCACATCGCCGACTTCGATGACACCTTCCGACCGGTGCGCACCTACTTCTATTGGGAGAAGCACTGTTACGACATCCCATTGTGCTTCGGGCTGCGATCGTTGTTCGACACATTGGACGGCTTCGACCAACTCGCCGAGCAATTCCACTACCTCACGGCCGACATCAAGCACACCGCCCAGGCCACCCATGACCTGAATGCGTTGTTCCCCACGCTGATCACCACCCTGAAGACCACCAGGGGTATCACCCTGACGCTCTATCAGACGTTCAAGGCGATGATCAACCAGATGGAGGCGATGAGCAACACCGCGATCGTCATGGGGCAAAGCTTCGATCAGTCCAAGAACGACGACTTCTTTTATCTGCCGCCCGAGGCGTTCGACAACCCCGACTTCCAGACCGGTCTGCGCATGTTCTTGTCTCCCGACGGTAAGTCGGCGCGGTTCTTCATCACCCACCAAGGCGATCCGATGACACCGGAAGGCATTTCGCGGGTCGAAGCCGAACGCACCGCGGCGCAAGAGGCACTGAAGCAGTCGTCGCTGTCCGACGCCAGGGTGTATCTCGGCGGAACCGCCGCAACCTTCAAGGACATGGCTGACGGCGAGAAGTACGACCTGATGATCGCGGTGGTATCGGCGCTGACGCTCATCTTCATGATCATGCTGCTGCTCACCCGCAGCGTGGTGGCCGCGCTGGTCATCGTTGGCACCGCGGCCAGTTCGATCGCCGCGTCATTCGGGCTGGCCGTGCTCATTTGGCAGGATCTGTTCGGCATCAAGATTCACTGGATCGTGGCCGCCCTGTCGGTGATCATCCTGCTGGCCGTGGGGTCTGACTACAACCTGCTGTTGGTTTCCCGGTTCCGGGAGGAGATCCATCACGGTCTCAAGACGGGCATCATCCGCTCGATGGCGGGCACCGGCGGGGTGGTGACAGCCGCGGGTCTGGTGTTCGCGTTCACGATGGCGGCGATGCTGGGCAGCGACCTGCGGGTGCTGGGCCAATTCGGGTCCACCGTGTGCATTGGTCTGCTGCTCGACACGCTGATCGTGCGCACGCTACTGATGCCGTCGATCGCCACGCTGCTCGGACGGTGGTTCTGGTGGCCGCAAGTTGTGCATCCGCGCGGCGACCACGCCCGAAAACCGGTGCCGGCCTAA
- a CDS encoding MmpS family transport accessory protein produces MTRALKRAWIPILLVGVLAISTLVVSRLHKLFGSQDLNANAGKGIEIVQFNPKVVVYEISGPPGAVANINYWDENANTHQVDNAALPWSATISTTLPSVSANIMAQSDSTQISCKITVDGVVREQHTSDGHNAQTFCLVKSA; encoded by the coding sequence ATAACCCGGGCGCTCAAACGGGCATGGATTCCCATCCTGTTGGTCGGGGTCCTGGCCATCTCGACACTGGTCGTATCGCGGCTGCACAAGCTCTTCGGGTCGCAAGACCTCAACGCGAATGCCGGCAAGGGCATCGAAATCGTGCAGTTCAACCCCAAGGTTGTGGTCTACGAGATCTCCGGGCCGCCAGGTGCGGTCGCGAACATCAACTACTGGGACGAGAACGCCAACACCCACCAGGTCGACAACGCTGCGTTGCCCTGGTCGGCCACCATCTCCACCACCCTGCCGTCGGTGAGCGCCAACATCATGGCGCAAAGTGACAGCACCCAAATCAGCTGCAAGATCACCGTGGACGGCGTTGTCCGCGAACAGCACACGTCCGATGGCCACAACGCCCAGACCTTCTGCTTGGTGAAGTCCGCATGA
- a CDS encoding NAD(P)H-dependent amine dehydrogenase family protein has protein sequence MSRTSTDRPLRVIQWTTGNIGRRSLHAIIGRPDMELVGVYAHGTDKVGVDAADLAGWPEPTGVTATNDVDALLALGADACCYNPLWPNIDELVRLLAAGVNVCTSAAWITGGKQTPQDRKRVEDACQRGNSTIFGSGAHPGMTNMVGMVLSACCERVDEIRITESVDCSTYESAETQTAMGFSQDPETPGLAESVRRESEVFAESAAMMADAIGAELDRMTFDVTFTAATGDSDLGFMKIPAGTVGGVYGFHRGWVGDRNVVSVGFNWTMGNHVVPPKPLEHGHVIQVFGMPNMRTVLHCLPPKDWTEPGFMGLGMIYTAMPVTNAVPAVVAADPGIVTLADLPPVTGRLAG, from the coding sequence ATGAGCAGAACCAGCACTGACCGTCCGTTACGCGTCATCCAGTGGACCACGGGAAACATCGGGCGGCGGTCGCTGCACGCCATCATCGGCCGGCCCGACATGGAGCTGGTGGGGGTGTACGCGCACGGCACGGACAAGGTCGGCGTCGACGCGGCGGACCTTGCCGGCTGGCCGGAGCCGACCGGGGTGACGGCCACCAACGACGTCGACGCGCTGCTCGCCCTCGGCGCCGACGCGTGTTGCTACAACCCGTTGTGGCCGAACATCGACGAACTGGTGCGGCTGCTGGCAGCGGGAGTCAACGTGTGCACCAGCGCGGCCTGGATCACCGGCGGCAAGCAGACACCGCAAGACCGCAAGCGTGTCGAAGACGCTTGCCAACGGGGCAATTCGACGATCTTCGGCAGCGGCGCGCATCCGGGCATGACCAACATGGTCGGAATGGTGCTGTCGGCCTGCTGCGAGCGTGTCGACGAAATCCGAATCACCGAGTCGGTGGACTGCTCGACCTATGAATCCGCGGAAACCCAGACGGCAATGGGCTTTTCGCAGGACCCGGAGACGCCGGGGCTGGCGGAGTCCGTGCGCCGGGAAAGTGAGGTATTCGCCGAATCGGCGGCGATGATGGCCGACGCGATCGGAGCCGAGCTGGACAGGATGACCTTCGACGTCACGTTCACCGCGGCCACCGGTGACTCGGATCTGGGCTTCATGAAGATCCCGGCCGGGACGGTCGGGGGTGTGTACGGCTTCCACCGCGGTTGGGTGGGCGACCGCAACGTCGTCAGCGTCGGATTCAACTGGACCATGGGCAACCATGTGGTCCCCCCCAAGCCGCTCGAGCACGGCCACGTCATCCAAGTCTTCGGCATGCCCAACATGCGGACCGTCCTGCATTGTCTGCCGCCGAAGGATTGGACCGAGCCCGGATTCATGGGGCTGGGAATGATTTACACCGCCATGCCGGTTACCAATGCCGTCCCGGCGGTGGTCGCCGCCGACCCCGGCATCGTGACGCTGGCCGATTTACCGCCCGTCACCGGGCGGCTGGCGGGCTAA
- a CDS encoding AMP-binding protein → MSGSSILSMLHGRASLRPHDVAYTFTSYETDWAGVRERLTWSQVARRTLNVARNLDPHGSVGDRAVILAPQGLDYIAAFLGSMQAGLIAVPLPLPHRGSSDERVGSVLADTSPSVILTTSAVADDVAEYVDRARLEDVPKIVEIDSMNLDADCAAAMPTGDLPSLAYLQYSSGSTRTPTGVMVSHRNLEVNFQQLMRSFFVDSQTTVPSEAVIVSWLPFYHDMGLVLGVCAPILSGHRAELMSPVGFLERPARWVRALAEAPHTWSSAPNFAFDLAARKTSDNDLAGLDLGEVLGIISGAERVEPATLHRFVDRFAHFNFRDHMMRPSYGLAEATVFVATGKWSETSPAEYFDAAALGAGRVQACAAGKGTALVKYQVPQSPTVRIVDSETCRECPPGAIGEIWVHGENVADGYWRKPAAEQQCFAATLVEPSPGTPAGPWLKTGDLGFVYHDELFVVGRIKDLLIIRGRNFYPEDIEATVQTITGGRVAAISVPVQGTEALVTVIELKKRGESTDEAMRRYSSIKTDVTAAVSTVHGVTVGDVVLVAAGSIPTTTSGKIRRAACVEQYRRHEFARLDG, encoded by the coding sequence ATGTCCGGGTCATCGATACTGTCCATGCTGCACGGCCGGGCCAGCCTGCGGCCGCACGACGTCGCGTACACCTTCACCAGTTACGAAACCGACTGGGCGGGTGTGCGGGAGCGCCTCACCTGGTCGCAAGTGGCCCGCCGAACACTCAACGTGGCACGCAATCTCGATCCGCACGGGTCGGTCGGTGACCGGGCGGTGATTCTGGCACCGCAGGGCCTGGACTACATCGCGGCCTTCCTAGGATCCATGCAGGCCGGGCTGATCGCGGTGCCGCTGCCGCTGCCGCATCGCGGCTCGAGTGACGAGCGGGTGGGCTCGGTCCTGGCCGACACGTCCCCTTCGGTCATTCTCACGACCTCGGCGGTCGCGGACGACGTCGCCGAATACGTCGACCGGGCGCGCCTGGAGGATGTGCCCAAGATCGTCGAGATCGATTCGATGAATCTCGACGCCGACTGCGCCGCCGCCATGCCAACGGGCGACCTGCCCAGCCTGGCGTATTTGCAGTACAGCTCGGGCTCCACCCGAACGCCGACCGGCGTGATGGTCTCGCACCGAAACCTGGAAGTGAATTTCCAGCAGCTCATGCGGAGCTTCTTCGTCGACTCCCAAACCACCGTCCCGTCGGAAGCTGTGATCGTCTCGTGGCTGCCCTTCTACCACGACATGGGGCTGGTGCTGGGCGTGTGCGCCCCGATTCTCAGCGGCCATCGGGCCGAGCTGATGAGTCCAGTCGGCTTCCTGGAGCGGCCGGCCCGATGGGTGCGCGCACTGGCCGAGGCTCCGCACACCTGGTCCTCGGCACCCAACTTCGCCTTCGACTTGGCCGCCCGCAAGACCAGCGACAACGACCTGGCCGGACTCGACCTCGGCGAGGTACTCGGCATCATCAGCGGCGCCGAGCGAGTCGAGCCCGCCACCTTGCACCGCTTCGTCGACCGGTTCGCGCACTTTAACTTCCGTGACCATATGATGCGCCCCTCCTACGGTTTGGCCGAGGCGACCGTATTCGTGGCCACCGGGAAATGGAGCGAAACCTCGCCGGCCGAATACTTCGATGCCGCAGCGCTCGGGGCGGGCCGCGTCCAGGCCTGCGCTGCCGGGAAAGGCACGGCGCTGGTCAAATACCAGGTCCCGCAATCGCCGACAGTGCGGATCGTCGACAGCGAAACGTGCCGCGAATGCCCGCCGGGCGCGATCGGCGAAATCTGGGTGCACGGCGAGAACGTCGCCGATGGATATTGGCGCAAGCCCGCGGCCGAACAGCAATGCTTCGCCGCGACGCTGGTAGAACCGTCGCCGGGGACCCCGGCCGGCCCCTGGCTGAAGACCGGGGACCTGGGTTTCGTCTATCACGATGAGCTGTTCGTCGTCGGACGCATCAAGGATCTGCTGATCATCCGCGGACGCAATTTCTATCCCGAGGACATCGAGGCGACCGTCCAGACGATCACCGGCGGTCGCGTCGCCGCGATCTCGGTCCCGGTGCAGGGCACCGAGGCGCTCGTCACCGTGATCGAGCTCAAGAAGCGCGGCGAGTCCACCGACGAGGCGATGCGGCGGTACTCGTCGATCAAAACCGATGTCACGGCGGCGGTTTCCACTGTGCACGGGGTGACCGTGGGCGATGTGGTGCTGGTCGCGGCGGGATCGATCCCGACCACCACCAGCGGGAAAATACGGCGTGCCGCCTGCGTCGAGCAGTACCGCCGGCACGAGTTCGCTCGCCTCGACGGCTGA
- the pe gene encoding acyltransferase PE: MKKLLATAATLVSVGATGCFGVGTATADDTPIGGPPTPGAPGDQTAFALGGAHVLGIPYDEYIRREGAEWFPGQKREIVPYPAGQVQGHVLERLFPGIGKIGEELLPGLGLDGPSVGESVDIGVNNLDAAIRAGRPGTGIGLSEGGFVVDGEQARLANDPTAPPPNTLNFATFGDPIGRHAFGQSFLSAMFPPGSVVPALDYTMPAPYESQYDTNRFVAAYDSIADFPDRPDNLFALANTLLGLATGHTAVAFTNPSMVPPQNIRTTINSRGAKDTTIMVPEKHLPLVMPLAYVGIPEDTLNKLDAILIPRVNAGYSRNDDPATAPVQVDPVHGFDPAEVTAPANQATFGGGADPLSQILSGAASVLSHSTG, translated from the coding sequence ATGAAGAAGCTACTCGCAACAGCCGCGACGCTGGTATCTGTCGGCGCTACAGGATGTTTCGGCGTCGGCACCGCGACCGCTGACGACACGCCCATCGGTGGGCCACCAACCCCCGGCGCCCCGGGGGACCAGACCGCCTTCGCGCTGGGCGGCGCCCACGTTCTGGGCATCCCCTACGACGAGTACATCCGGCGCGAGGGCGCCGAATGGTTCCCTGGTCAAAAGCGCGAGATTGTCCCCTACCCGGCGGGCCAGGTGCAGGGCCACGTGCTGGAGCGGCTCTTCCCGGGCATCGGGAAAATCGGCGAGGAGCTGCTGCCCGGGCTGGGGCTGGACGGCCCCAGCGTCGGCGAGTCGGTCGACATCGGCGTGAACAACCTCGACGCCGCGATCCGCGCCGGTCGCCCCGGCACCGGGATCGGCCTGTCGGAGGGCGGGTTCGTGGTCGACGGCGAGCAGGCTCGACTCGCCAACGATCCGACCGCTCCCCCGCCGAACACGCTGAACTTCGCGACTTTCGGCGATCCGATCGGACGGCACGCGTTCGGGCAGAGCTTCCTGTCCGCGATGTTTCCGCCCGGCAGCGTCGTGCCCGCACTGGACTACACGATGCCGGCGCCGTACGAAAGTCAATACGACACAAACAGATTCGTGGCCGCTTATGACTCGATCGCAGACTTTCCGGACCGGCCGGACAACTTGTTCGCGCTCGCGAACACATTGTTAGGTCTCGCTACCGGCCACACCGCGGTGGCCTTCACCAATCCGAGCATGGTGCCGCCGCAGAACATCAGGACGACCATCAACTCGCGGGGCGCGAAAGACACCACGATCATGGTCCCCGAAAAGCATCTTCCGCTGGTCATGCCGCTTGCCTACGTCGGAATCCCCGAGGACACGCTGAACAAGCTCGACGCGATCCTGATACCACGGGTGAACGCGGGTTACTCGCGCAACGACGACCCGGCGACCGCCCCGGTTCAGGTCGACCCGGTGCACGGCTTCGACCCCGCGGAAGTCACCGCGCCCGCCAACCAGGCGACATTCGGCGGCGGCGCCGACCCCCTGTCCCAGATCCTCAGCGGTGCGGCCTCCGTGCTGTCCCACAGCACGGGCTAA